A genomic segment from Candidatus Tanganyikabacteria bacterium encodes:
- a CDS encoding stage V sporulation protein S yields the protein MQPPAPGQQPNLFKVASTSNPASVAGAIAGTIRERGRCEMQAIGAGAINQAVKAIAIARGYVAPSGLDLVFVPAFLDIMVGGEERTAIKFVIEPRR from the coding sequence ATGCAACCGCCTGCTCCGGGCCAGCAGCCCAACCTGTTCAAGGTGGCGAGCACGTCCAATCCGGCCTCGGTCGCCGGCGCCATCGCCGGGACCATCCGCGAAAGGGGGCGCTGCGAGATGCAGGCGATCGGCGCGGGCGCGATCAACCAGGCGGTGAAGGCCATCGCCATCGCACGGGGCTACGTCGCGCCCTCGGGCCTCGACCTGGTCTTCGTGCCGGCCTTCCTCGACATCATGGTGGGCGGCGAGGAGCGCACGGCCATCAAGTTCGTCATCGAACCGAGACGATGA
- a CDS encoding AAA family ATPase, with protein MSAILDTVTSYVPRLAIRRKLADPTPLSGPEIEHFPSAVLLADVSGFTALTEALAQRGPEGAEEMTRALNSYFGHLIDIIYAHGGDIVKFAGDAMLVLWPVLDVVEELPAKTLRATQCALALQRQVGRVETIPGAPLSLHAAVGAGQMAMAQLGGVFGRWEYVIMGPALAGMGSAAHQSKTGEVAITPEAWALIHDRAAGDPLDHGCVRVRDVTRPVDPRPLPPLGEAADAESVLKGFLPGAVRFRLEAGHASWLAELRPITVLFVNLPDLGHETPLDRAQALMHALQTATYRFEGSINKLSVDEKGISLVAALGLPPLSHYDDPARGIGAALAIKEKLDAMGIRCSIGVASGRAFCGEVGNAARREYTIMGDVVNLAARLMQAAKGGICCDVATQLASAASFEYEALPAIPLKGKTGLFALFRPRTKLRKRLPSEVRLVGRTAERIAIAERLQAVRERRECQVLLVEGEAGIGKSSLLAYAAAQAAALKYRALTGVGDAIEQQTPYLAWRPILYEVFGIDDTDEAQDRRDKVMRRLEARPDDVPLAPLLNAALPLEFPDTDVTQHLEGPVRSRLTNDLICRLFKDLATHAPIAFVLDDVHWMDSASWALAKSVSHNVGPALLAMGSRPLEDKPPAELIALLDASCTRIQPRSMAFEDARTLVCQKLEIDELPDEAAKLIHDRTGGHPLFIEEVAFALKESGALVIEGGRAHAAPGKDFKALDLPGTVQGVITSRIDRLPPGEQLTLKVASVIGRVFDPRLLADIHPLEEARHKLREHLDTFQSADLTHREIVKDEEREAFKSAVTRDVAYSLLLYAQRKRVHTAVAEWYETQHAQDLAAFFPVLAHHWALADVPDKAAHFLEMAGHQAERSFAYKEAANLLLQALEFDERLGEGSDPARRLRIRQFVGKVYKGMGRQEEAQAALQEALAGARQLGDGRAEAQVLTSLGHLHSIRNEREQALDILGQASAKCLEAGDGQERLRCLSYLMRLYYRMGNSELAIRTGEEAIAMVKDWPEKLDVSVNMAYLGMLYVTAAVPGMEPAERMWKGVGYLQEAVAAKRRLCDKLNLSDTLMQLGNAQWVLGAFRDARESFEEVLAVATGMGLKYDETCARINLAIQCHELGDFHGMERMAEHAQQDSRRLGYGDYGCIASAIRSLSQTYLGKTADGLETHAEMEKELAAFPDDMRPGLEVTIMPYVAERLLLCGRLPEGLAAARRAWDLMEQTGVREYEQRLMTLLGEACYRLGQLDEARDWYARALALGLEVESPATIARARAGHGMLAQAAGDLAAARAALAEAFKAAEPIGSRYLTGEIAARLALLDAAGGEAEEAAHAADEALRYGLDAACPHLQALAQYAQSLVAPDPERRRKLLGWAQKLLDEQIAGLRPADAEAYGALPERRLVREAATGAPSAT; from the coding sequence ATGTCGGCAATCCTCGACACCGTCACCAGTTACGTTCCGCGACTGGCCATCCGGCGCAAGCTCGCCGATCCGACGCCGCTCTCCGGCCCGGAAATCGAGCACTTCCCGTCGGCGGTCCTCCTGGCCGACGTCTCGGGCTTCACCGCGCTGACCGAGGCCCTGGCGCAACGCGGTCCCGAGGGCGCCGAGGAGATGACCCGCGCGCTCAACAGCTACTTCGGGCACCTGATCGATATCATCTACGCCCATGGCGGCGACATCGTGAAGTTCGCGGGCGACGCCATGCTGGTCCTCTGGCCTGTCCTGGATGTCGTCGAGGAACTGCCGGCCAAGACCTTGCGGGCCACCCAGTGCGCCCTGGCGCTCCAGCGGCAGGTAGGCCGCGTCGAGACGATCCCCGGGGCGCCCCTGTCGCTCCACGCGGCGGTGGGCGCCGGCCAGATGGCGATGGCGCAACTGGGCGGCGTCTTCGGCCGCTGGGAGTACGTCATCATGGGGCCGGCACTGGCCGGGATGGGCAGCGCGGCGCACCAGAGCAAGACGGGCGAGGTCGCCATCACTCCCGAGGCGTGGGCGCTCATCCACGATCGCGCCGCGGGCGATCCCCTCGATCACGGGTGCGTGCGCGTGCGCGACGTCACGCGACCGGTCGATCCGCGGCCGCTCCCGCCGCTGGGCGAGGCGGCCGACGCGGAATCGGTACTCAAGGGCTTCCTGCCGGGTGCCGTGCGGTTCCGGCTCGAAGCCGGCCACGCGAGCTGGCTGGCCGAACTCCGGCCCATCACCGTGCTCTTCGTCAACCTGCCGGATCTCGGCCACGAGACGCCGCTCGATCGGGCCCAGGCGCTGATGCACGCCCTCCAGACCGCGACCTACCGGTTCGAGGGCAGCATCAACAAGCTCAGCGTGGACGAGAAGGGCATCTCCCTGGTCGCGGCGCTCGGCTTGCCGCCGCTGTCGCATTACGACGATCCGGCCCGCGGCATCGGCGCGGCCCTCGCCATCAAGGAAAAACTCGACGCGATGGGGATCCGCTGCTCGATCGGCGTGGCGTCGGGACGCGCCTTCTGCGGCGAAGTGGGCAACGCCGCCCGGCGCGAGTACACCATCATGGGCGACGTCGTGAACCTGGCCGCCCGCCTGATGCAGGCGGCCAAGGGCGGCATCTGCTGCGACGTGGCGACGCAACTGGCGAGCGCCGCCAGCTTCGAGTACGAGGCCTTGCCGGCCATCCCGCTCAAGGGGAAGACCGGCCTGTTCGCCCTCTTCCGGCCGCGGACCAAGCTGCGCAAGCGCCTGCCGTCGGAGGTGCGCCTGGTCGGCCGCACCGCCGAACGCATCGCGATCGCCGAGCGGCTCCAGGCCGTGCGGGAACGCCGCGAGTGCCAGGTGCTGCTGGTCGAGGGCGAGGCCGGCATCGGCAAATCCAGCCTCCTGGCTTACGCCGCGGCGCAGGCCGCGGCGCTGAAGTACCGGGCGCTGACCGGCGTGGGCGACGCCATCGAACAGCAGACCCCGTACCTGGCATGGCGCCCGATCCTCTACGAAGTGTTCGGCATCGACGACACCGACGAGGCGCAGGATCGACGGGACAAGGTCATGCGCCGCCTGGAGGCCCGGCCCGACGACGTTCCGCTCGCGCCCCTGCTCAACGCGGCGTTGCCGCTCGAGTTCCCGGACACCGACGTGACGCAGCACCTCGAGGGACCGGTGCGGTCGCGCCTGACCAACGACCTCATCTGCCGGCTGTTCAAGGATCTGGCCACGCATGCACCGATCGCGTTCGTGCTCGACGACGTCCACTGGATGGATTCGGCTTCGTGGGCGCTCGCCAAATCCGTCTCCCACAACGTGGGGCCGGCGCTGCTCGCGATGGGCTCGCGGCCGCTGGAGGACAAGCCGCCGGCCGAATTGATCGCACTGCTCGACGCCAGTTGCACGCGCATCCAGCCCAGGTCCATGGCGTTCGAGGACGCTCGCACCCTGGTCTGCCAGAAGCTGGAGATCGACGAGTTACCGGACGAAGCCGCCAAGCTGATCCACGACCGCACCGGCGGACATCCGCTGTTCATCGAGGAGGTGGCGTTCGCGCTCAAGGAGTCGGGCGCGCTGGTGATCGAAGGCGGCCGGGCGCATGCCGCACCGGGCAAGGATTTCAAGGCCCTCGACCTCCCGGGCACCGTCCAGGGTGTCATCACGAGCCGCATCGATCGCCTCCCGCCGGGCGAACAGCTGACGTTGAAGGTGGCGAGCGTGATCGGCCGCGTGTTCGATCCCCGGCTGCTGGCCGACATCCATCCGCTGGAGGAGGCGCGCCACAAGCTGCGGGAGCACCTCGATACCTTCCAGAGCGCGGACCTGACCCACCGGGAAATCGTCAAGGACGAAGAGCGCGAGGCGTTCAAGAGCGCGGTGACGCGAGACGTGGCCTACAGCCTCCTGCTGTACGCCCAGCGCAAGCGGGTGCACACCGCGGTGGCCGAGTGGTACGAGACCCAGCACGCCCAGGACCTGGCCGCATTCTTCCCGGTCCTCGCCCACCACTGGGCCCTGGCGGACGTGCCGGACAAGGCCGCGCACTTCCTGGAGATGGCCGGCCACCAGGCCGAACGGAGTTTCGCATACAAGGAGGCGGCCAACCTCCTGCTGCAAGCCCTCGAGTTCGACGAGCGGCTGGGAGAGGGGAGCGATCCCGCACGGCGTCTGCGCATCCGCCAGTTCGTGGGCAAGGTCTACAAGGGAATGGGTCGCCAGGAAGAGGCGCAAGCCGCGCTGCAGGAAGCGCTGGCCGGCGCAAGGCAACTCGGCGACGGCCGCGCCGAAGCCCAGGTCCTGACCTCGCTCGGGCACCTGCACAGCATCCGGAACGAGCGCGAGCAGGCCCTGGACATTCTGGGGCAAGCCAGCGCGAAGTGCCTGGAGGCGGGCGACGGGCAAGAGCGACTCCGCTGCCTGAGCTACCTGATGCGGCTCTATTACCGGATGGGAAACTCGGAACTGGCGATCCGGACCGGCGAGGAAGCCATCGCCATGGTGAAGGATTGGCCCGAGAAGCTCGACGTGTCGGTCAACATGGCATACCTGGGGATGCTGTACGTGACCGCCGCCGTCCCCGGGATGGAGCCGGCCGAACGGATGTGGAAGGGCGTCGGCTACCTCCAGGAGGCGGTCGCGGCCAAGCGGCGCCTGTGCGACAAGCTCAACCTGTCGGATACGCTGATGCAACTGGGCAACGCGCAGTGGGTGCTGGGAGCCTTCCGCGATGCCCGCGAGTCGTTCGAGGAAGTCCTGGCGGTGGCCACCGGCATGGGGCTCAAGTACGACGAGACATGCGCTCGCATCAACCTGGCCATCCAGTGCCACGAACTCGGGGATTTCCACGGCATGGAGCGCATGGCCGAGCACGCGCAGCAGGACTCGCGACGCCTCGGCTACGGGGATTACGGCTGCATCGCCTCCGCCATCCGATCGCTCTCGCAGACCTACCTGGGCAAAACGGCCGACGGCCTCGAGACGCACGCCGAGATGGAGAAGGAACTGGCGGCCTTCCCCGACGACATGCGGCCGGGACTCGAGGTCACCATCATGCCGTACGTCGCCGAACGCCTGCTGCTGTGCGGGCGCCTCCCCGAGGGCCTGGCCGCCGCGCGCCGCGCCTGGGACCTCATGGAGCAGACGGGCGTGCGCGAGTACGAGCAGCGGCTGATGACCCTGCTGGGCGAGGCCTGCTACCGCCTCGGGCAACTGGACGAGGCCCGCGACTGGTACGCGCGGGCGCTAGCTCTGGGCCTGGAGGTCGAATCGCCGGCCACCATCGCCCGTGCCCGCGCCGGGCACGGCATGCTGGCCCAGGCGGCAGGCGACCTGGCCGCCGCCCGGGCGGCCCTCGCCGAGGCCTTCAAGGCCGCCGAACCCATCGGCTCGCGCTATCTGACCGGCGAGATCGCGGCGCGCCTGGCCTTGCTGGACGCCGCTGGCGGCGAGGCCGAAGAGGCGGCGCACGCCGCCGACGAGGCGCTGCGCTACGGCCTCGATGCGGCTTGCCCGCACCTGCAGGCGCTCGCGCAGTATGCGCAATCCCTGGTGGCGCCCGACCCGGAGCGCCGGCGCAAGCTGCTCGGGTGGGCGCAAAAGTTGCTGGACGAGCAGATCGCCGGCCTGAGGCCCGCGGACGCGGAGGCCTACGGAGCGCTGCCGGAGCGGCGCCTGGTCCGAGAGGCGGCAACCGGGGCGCCTTCGGCGACCTGA
- a CDS encoding C39 family peptidase: protein MPRVDQAGPAGNRPTAPIAAPTGAVPPKPGRADWYSFSRPDHARLAAEDRAFYQAAIRRVREARRAAEAADQAPRNLAVRPQNQFDGDDRNACGTTSLAGILAYWDPGSRLGNHQALDRLMRRGDMFSSPDELLRVARAAGYRADMKTGASLDDIRKMLDQGVPVQVVVDPDSDGGDITLHYVAVTGYKTDSSGKITSLTITDPGGGEVYEEAADHFLKRWSDLRMGGIATGFDRVMLSYVPAGDRPIKGLDGKSRPASEIALAGDGLLGSVFSDSQPIRTAARGMSNAVNGALGGNPVRALAGAFQVVGGIPGLLVGGAGQYLGRGGDAALGWAERQWREGGALGKVGAAFGFAGGGLAQGLGWGLAKAGAAWSYGAGRIGDGIGKVGDGLASLGGSVARGLKDVFGGW, encoded by the coding sequence GTGCCAAGAGTTGATCAAGCCGGACCGGCCGGCAATCGGCCGACGGCGCCGATCGCCGCGCCGACCGGCGCGGTGCCGCCAAAGCCCGGCCGGGCCGACTGGTACTCCTTCTCGCGGCCCGACCACGCCCGCCTGGCGGCCGAGGACCGCGCGTTCTACCAGGCGGCCATCCGTCGGGTCCGGGAGGCGCGCCGCGCCGCGGAGGCCGCCGACCAGGCCCCGCGCAACCTGGCGGTGCGCCCGCAGAACCAGTTCGACGGCGACGATCGCAACGCCTGCGGCACGACGTCGCTGGCCGGCATCCTCGCCTACTGGGACCCGGGCAGCAGGCTCGGCAATCACCAGGCCCTGGACCGCCTCATGCGGCGCGGCGACATGTTCTCGTCGCCCGACGAGTTGCTGCGCGTGGCGCGCGCCGCCGGCTACCGGGCGGACATGAAGACCGGCGCGTCGCTGGACGATATCCGCAAGATGCTCGACCAGGGCGTACCCGTGCAGGTCGTCGTCGACCCGGATTCCGACGGGGGCGACATCACGCTGCATTACGTGGCGGTGACCGGCTACAAGACCGACTCTTCCGGGAAGATCACCTCCCTGACCATCACCGATCCCGGCGGCGGCGAGGTCTACGAAGAGGCGGCCGACCACTTCCTGAAACGCTGGAGCGACCTGCGGATGGGAGGGATCGCGACGGGGTTCGACCGGGTCATGCTCAGCTACGTGCCGGCCGGCGACCGCCCGATCAAGGGCCTGGACGGCAAGTCGCGGCCGGCCTCCGAGATCGCGCTCGCCGGCGACGGCCTGCTGGGCAGCGTGTTTTCGGACTCGCAGCCCATCCGGACGGCCGCGCGCGGCATGTCCAACGCAGTCAACGGCGCCCTCGGGGGCAATCCCGTGCGGGCGCTCGCCGGCGCGTTCCAGGTGGTCGGCGGCATCCCCGGCCTGCTGGTCGGCGGCGCCGGGCAGTACCTGGGCCGCGGCGGCGACGCGGCCCTCGGCTGGGCCGAGCGGCAGTGGCGCGAGGGCGGCGCCCTGGGCAAGGTCGGCGCGGCTTTCGGCTTTGCCGGCGGCGGCCTCGCCCAGGGCCTCGGCTGGGGGCTGGCGAAGGCGGGTGCGGCCTGGTCCTACGGCGCGGGCCGCATCGGCGACGGGATCGGGAAGGTCGGCGACGGCCTGGCGAGCCTCGGCGGCTCGGTGGCCCGCGGATTGAAGGACGTCTTCGGGGGCTGGTAG
- the rplU gene encoding 50S ribosomal protein L21, with protein sequence MYAIIATGGKQLRVEEGRYVDVEKLSAEEGATVEFDQVLLVAGEETKIGTPTVAGAIVVGKVMRQWKGPKVIVYKMRPKKHYRKKRGHRQPYTRVLIESIKG encoded by the coding sequence ATGTATGCCATCATCGCCACCGGCGGAAAACAGCTCCGCGTGGAAGAAGGCCGCTACGTCGACGTCGAGAAGCTCTCCGCCGAGGAAGGCGCCACGGTCGAGTTCGACCAGGTCCTGCTCGTGGCGGGCGAGGAGACGAAGATCGGCACGCCCACCGTGGCCGGCGCAATCGTCGTCGGCAAGGTCATGCGGCAATGGAAGGGCCCCAAGGTCATCGTCTACAAGATGCGGCCCAAGAAGCACTATCGCAAGAAGCGCGGGCATCGGCAGCCCTACACCCGCGTGCTGATCGAGAGCATCAAGGGCTAG
- the rpmA gene encoding 50S ribosomal protein L27 yields MAHKKGVGSTRNGRDSNAKRLGVKKYGGEYVIPGNIIVRQRGTRIHPGDNVGCGNDYTLYALIEGTVEFQRLGKDRKKVSVLPLATEAQA; encoded by the coding sequence ATGGCGCATAAAAAAGGTGTCGGCTCCACGCGCAACGGGCGCGATTCCAATGCCAAGCGGCTCGGCGTCAAGAAGTACGGCGGCGAGTACGTGATTCCGGGCAACATCATCGTCCGCCAGCGCGGCACGCGGATCCACCCGGGCGACAACGTCGGCTGCGGCAACGACTACACGCTCTACGCCCTCATCGAGGGCACGGTGGAGTTCCAGCGGCTAGGTAAGGATCGCAAGAAGGTCTCGGTCCTGCCCCTGGCGACCGAAGCCCAGGCGTAG
- a CDS encoding Uma2 family endonuclease → MATQSHRSFMTYEEFAALPREGMITMLLDGEYIVAPSPVRRHQIILGRLHLELGLWLRAAGRGTLYLAPLDVVLSKAAARVIQPDIFYLTDDAPERWENGILLGMPDLAIEILSKNMNRYDKGRKLEYYDEYGTRELWHVHQERPKVEVYRRDPAGRLGVAATLGGGDRLETPLLPGFSLELALLYAELP, encoded by the coding sequence ATGGCCACGCAGTCGCACCGCAGTTTCATGACGTACGAAGAGTTCGCGGCGTTGCCCCGCGAGGGGATGATCACGATGCTCCTCGACGGGGAGTACATCGTGGCCCCATCACCCGTCAGGCGGCACCAGATCATCCTCGGGCGGCTCCACCTGGAGCTCGGCCTCTGGCTCCGGGCGGCCGGCCGCGGCACGCTCTACCTCGCGCCGCTGGACGTCGTGCTGTCCAAGGCGGCGGCCCGCGTCATCCAGCCCGACATCTTCTACCTGACCGACGACGCTCCCGAGCGGTGGGAAAACGGCATCCTGCTTGGCATGCCCGATCTGGCGATCGAGATCCTGTCGAAAAACATGAACCGGTACGACAAGGGCCGCAAGCTGGAATACTACGACGAGTACGGCACGCGCGAACTCTGGCACGTGCACCAGGAGCGGCCGAAAGTCGAAGTCTACCGCCGCGATCCGGCCGGCCGGCTGGGGGTGGCCGCGACGCTCGGCGGAGGCGATCGGCTGGAAACGCCGCTCCTGCCGGGCTTCTCGCTGGAGCTCGCCCTGCTCTACGCCGAGTTGCCGTAG
- a CDS encoding DUF3372 domain-containing protein: protein MACGFAAGLVAATPALAATAAEIPLEACDAPGFQQILRPAGPRMDARAVWLDRKFLRWPGAAATGRFRLHYGPGGLQARRGARVSGGAGAIDLAPAQQAPPADLAGRFAYLGAGPLLALHGRDLARVPDLLRMELVLTREAADGTVEDATRPQMAGVLDALYAPAAERAALGALPGSRGTRFALWAPTAHRVAACVYGTGHGRAQFVIPMRRAAASGVWSAVRTADLSGRYYRYAVDASVPGTGLVRNLVTDPYSISLTTDSRRSYLGDLAAPTLKPRGWDRHAAPRTVRAQTDMVVYELHVRDFSRDDRTVSAARRGKYGAFKETRSAGMRHLAALARAGLTDVHVLPVFDFGSVPEQGCVEPRPSGPPAGTAQQALVSRNAARDCFNWGYDPVHFNAPEGSYAGDPADGAVRVREFREMVLALHRAGLRVGMDVVYNHTLASGQAEQSVLDRIVPGYYHRLDPAGEVARSTCCENTAAEHRMMARLMIDSAVHWVRHYKIDSFRFDLMGHHPRNVMERLQAAVNLAAGRHVPIIGEGWNFGEVAGGSRFVQASQLSLGGSGIGTFSDRARDAARGGTPFESGPALRAQQGFLTGLSYDPNEVAATSSPSELPRAADMVRIGLAGTIRTYPLETHEGRTVALEAIDYAGQPAGFASEPGEVVNYVENHDNHTLFDISALKLPQATSTSDRARVQVLGAAMVAFSQGVAYFHAGIDTLRSKSLDRNSYDSGDWFNRHDWSYRDNGFGAGLPPERDNGKDYPVLAPLLADAGIKPAPADIAFARDAFRDLLRIRASSTLFRLRGARDVSRRLRFYNTGSRQVPTVLAGRLDGRGYPGAAFGAVLYFLNVDKVAHRLAILAERDRSWTLHPVHRAPRAADRRAAEARYDPATGTFAVPARTAVVFVSYLPVRALRM from the coding sequence ATGGCTTGCGGGTTTGCGGCCGGCCTGGTGGCCGCGACACCCGCACTCGCCGCAACCGCTGCCGAGATCCCGCTGGAAGCCTGCGACGCCCCCGGGTTCCAGCAGATCCTGCGGCCGGCCGGCCCGCGCATGGACGCCCGCGCCGTGTGGCTCGACCGGAAGTTCTTGCGCTGGCCGGGCGCGGCGGCGACCGGCCGCTTCCGGCTCCACTACGGGCCAGGGGGGCTGCAGGCCAGGCGGGGAGCGCGGGTAAGCGGCGGGGCCGGCGCGATCGACCTGGCGCCGGCGCAACAAGCGCCGCCGGCGGACCTGGCCGGCCGCTTCGCCTACCTGGGAGCGGGCCCCCTGCTCGCCCTGCACGGTCGCGACCTGGCGCGGGTGCCCGACCTCCTGCGGATGGAACTGGTCCTGACGCGCGAAGCCGCCGACGGCACGGTAGAGGATGCCACCAGGCCGCAGATGGCGGGCGTGCTGGATGCCCTGTACGCGCCGGCCGCCGAAAGGGCGGCCCTCGGCGCGCTGCCGGGTAGCCGCGGCACCCGCTTCGCCTTGTGGGCTCCCACCGCGCACCGCGTCGCGGCGTGCGTGTATGGCACCGGCCACGGGCGCGCGCAGTTTGTCATACCCATGCGGCGCGCCGCCGCCTCGGGCGTGTGGTCGGCCGTCCGGACGGCCGACCTGTCCGGCCGCTACTACCGCTACGCGGTGGACGCCTCCGTGCCGGGAACGGGCCTGGTGCGCAACCTGGTGACCGATCCCTACTCGATCAGCCTCACGACCGACTCGCGGCGGAGCTACCTAGGCGATCTCGCGGCGCCGACACTGAAACCCCGCGGCTGGGACCGCCACGCCGCGCCCCGGACGGTGCGGGCGCAGACCGACATGGTGGTTTACGAACTCCACGTCCGGGACTTCTCCCGCGACGATCGCACCGTCAGCGCGGCGCGGCGCGGAAAGTACGGCGCGTTCAAGGAGACGCGATCGGCCGGCATGCGCCACCTGGCCGCCCTGGCGCGGGCGGGCCTGACCGACGTCCACGTGCTGCCGGTGTTCGATTTCGGCAGCGTGCCCGAGCAGGGCTGCGTGGAGCCGCGGCCGAGCGGCCCTCCCGCCGGCACCGCCCAGCAGGCCCTGGTGAGCCGCAATGCCGCCCGCGACTGCTTCAACTGGGGCTACGATCCGGTCCACTTCAACGCCCCGGAAGGGAGCTACGCCGGCGATCCGGCCGACGGGGCGGTGCGCGTCCGCGAGTTCCGGGAGATGGTGCTGGCCCTGCACCGCGCGGGCCTGCGCGTGGGCATGGACGTGGTCTACAACCACACCCTGGCGTCCGGGCAAGCCGAGCAATCGGTCCTCGACCGCATCGTGCCGGGCTACTACCACCGCCTGGACCCGGCCGGCGAGGTCGCGCGCTCGACCTGCTGCGAGAACACGGCCGCCGAGCACCGCATGATGGCCAGGCTCATGATCGACTCGGCGGTCCACTGGGTCAGGCATTACAAGATCGACTCGTTCCGCTTCGACCTGATGGGCCACCACCCGCGGAACGTCATGGAGCGCCTGCAGGCGGCCGTGAACCTGGCGGCCGGCCGCCACGTCCCGATCATCGGCGAGGGCTGGAACTTCGGCGAGGTCGCGGGCGGCTCCCGCTTCGTGCAGGCGTCGCAGCTATCGCTGGGCGGCTCCGGAATAGGCACGTTCAGCGACCGGGCCCGCGACGCCGCCCGCGGCGGCACGCCCTTCGAGAGCGGCCCGGCGCTCCGGGCGCAGCAGGGCTTCCTCACCGGCCTTTCGTACGATCCCAACGAGGTCGCCGCCACGTCGTCGCCATCCGAATTGCCGCGAGCGGCGGACATGGTCCGCATAGGGCTGGCGGGCACCATTCGAACCTACCCGCTGGAAACGCACGAGGGCCGCACGGTCGCTCTCGAGGCGATCGACTACGCCGGCCAGCCAGCCGGGTTCGCAAGCGAACCCGGCGAGGTCGTCAACTACGTCGAGAACCATGACAACCACACGCTCTTCGACATAAGTGCCCTCAAGCTGCCGCAAGCGACCAGCACCAGCGATCGCGCCCGGGTGCAGGTGCTGGGGGCGGCCATGGTGGCGTTCTCCCAGGGAGTGGCCTACTTCCACGCGGGCATCGACACCCTCCGCTCCAAGTCGCTCGACCGCAACAGCTACGATTCGGGCGACTGGTTCAACCGCCACGACTGGAGCTACCGCGACAACGGCTTTGGCGCCGGGTTGCCGCCGGAACGCGACAACGGCAAGGATTATCCGGTCCTGGCGCCGTTGCTGGCGGACGCCGGCATCAAGCCCGCGCCCGCCGACATCGCATTCGCCCGCGATGCGTTCCGCGATCTCCTGCGCATTCGGGCGAGTTCCACGCTGTTTCGCTTGCGCGGCGCGCGCGACGTCTCGCGGCGGCTGCGCTTCTACAACACCGGCTCGCGCCAGGTGCCGACGGTGCTGGCGGGGCGCCTGGACGGACGCGGCTACCCCGGGGCCGCCTTCGGCGCCGTCCTGTACTTCCTCAACGTGGACAAGGTCGCGCACCGCCTCGCGATCCTGGCCGAGCGCGACCGGTCCTGGACGCTGCATCCCGTCCACCGCGCGCCTCGCGCCGCCGACCGGCGGGCCGCCGAGGCGCGATACGACCCGGCCACCGGCACGTTCGCCGTGCCGGCGCGCACCGCTGTCGTCTTCGTGAGCTACTTGCCGGTGAGGGCGTTGAGGATGTAG